Proteins co-encoded in one Prescottella sp. R16 genomic window:
- a CDS encoding YhgE/Pip domain-containing protein, translating into MLAGMSLGSDSKRYFRGTMPRIAIATIVLMPLLYGAMYLWAFWNPFGAVDKIPAAIVNNDTGLTATGQQIDAGDQVVESLITSGQLDLHEVSEADAVEGLSTGKYYYTITIPENFTEAVESPNGDDPEKADLIFTFNDANNYLATIIGQDASEQVIAQVNSTIGAQGVGTVLTGLQSAGSGLKQAADGAGQLASGIDTAKSGADRLASGATELSTNMVTARDGSAQLAAGASQLATAIDGVTGPLLTALDSGTVQNIAGQVSALRQSIEALDAALPQPSQLPPGVQTAVDLLTGNPDPVAQQALAALTTLAPPQLQADTAALRAEIQRIGGDARALEYQIVDPSSPLQQGLSMLQSGQITGDVEQLRNGVNQLNTGAATLHSGLVQLTDGSVQLSGGANQLSSGMVELQTGSHQLADALAKGAGQVPDWSDEQRTATADTLSTPVALKQNTTNEASTFGTGFAPFFLSLALFVGGIITWMLLTPLQSRPIIGGVGLYRTVLASYWPALLVGVLQVIVMYTVVHFGVGLDARHVAGTVLFLMLVSATYLAMIQAFNAMFGVAVGRVVTLAFLMLQLVSAGGIYPVPTTAKPFQYIHPFDPMTYTVNGLRQLTVGEQVDSRLWIAIAVLVGILLVSLTASALSVRRNRRYTMERLYPPIEV; encoded by the coding sequence ATGCTCGCCGGAATGTCACTGGGAAGCGACTCGAAGCGGTACTTCCGCGGCACCATGCCGCGGATCGCGATCGCCACCATCGTCCTCATGCCGTTGCTGTACGGCGCAATGTATCTGTGGGCCTTCTGGAACCCCTTCGGCGCGGTCGACAAGATTCCGGCCGCCATCGTCAACAACGACACCGGCCTCACCGCCACCGGCCAGCAGATCGACGCGGGCGACCAGGTCGTGGAATCGTTGATCACCTCCGGGCAACTCGACCTGCACGAGGTGTCCGAGGCCGACGCCGTCGAGGGACTGTCGACCGGCAAGTACTACTACACGATCACGATCCCGGAGAACTTCACCGAGGCCGTCGAATCCCCGAACGGCGACGACCCGGAGAAGGCCGACCTGATCTTCACGTTCAACGACGCCAACAACTACCTTGCCACGATCATCGGCCAGGACGCGTCGGAACAGGTCATCGCCCAGGTCAACTCCACGATCGGTGCGCAGGGTGTCGGCACCGTGCTCACCGGTCTGCAGAGCGCCGGATCGGGCCTGAAACAGGCCGCCGACGGTGCCGGGCAACTCGCGTCGGGCATCGATACCGCCAAGAGTGGAGCCGACCGACTAGCCTCGGGTGCAACCGAACTCTCGACGAACATGGTCACCGCCCGGGACGGGTCCGCACAGCTCGCCGCCGGTGCGTCCCAGCTCGCGACCGCGATCGACGGCGTCACCGGACCCCTGCTGACCGCGCTGGACAGCGGCACCGTCCAGAACATCGCCGGCCAGGTGTCCGCGCTGCGGCAGTCCATCGAGGCCCTCGACGCAGCGCTTCCGCAGCCGTCGCAGCTGCCGCCCGGCGTGCAGACGGCGGTCGATCTCCTCACCGGCAACCCCGATCCGGTCGCCCAGCAGGCCCTGGCCGCGCTGACCACCCTGGCGCCGCCGCAACTCCAGGCCGACACGGCCGCACTGCGCGCCGAGATCCAGCGGATCGGCGGCGACGCCCGCGCACTCGAATACCAGATCGTCGACCCGTCGAGCCCGCTCCAGCAGGGACTGTCGATGCTGCAGAGCGGTCAGATCACCGGCGACGTCGAACAGCTGCGCAACGGTGTGAACCAGCTGAACACCGGTGCCGCGACACTGCATTCGGGACTCGTCCAGCTGACCGACGGCAGTGTCCAGCTCTCGGGCGGCGCGAACCAGCTGTCGTCCGGCATGGTGGAATTGCAGACCGGTTCGCACCAGCTCGCGGACGCGTTGGCGAAGGGCGCCGGCCAGGTCCCCGACTGGAGCGACGAACAACGCACCGCGACCGCCGACACCCTGTCCACCCCGGTGGCCCTGAAGCAGAACACCACCAACGAGGCGTCCACGTTCGGCACCGGTTTCGCGCCGTTCTTCCTGTCGCTCGCCCTGTTCGTCGGAGGCATCATCACGTGGATGCTGTTGACGCCGTTGCAGTCCCGACCCATCATCGGCGGTGTCGGGCTGTACCGGACGGTCCTGGCGTCGTACTGGCCGGCGCTGCTGGTCGGGGTGCTGCAGGTGATCGTCATGTACACCGTCGTGCACTTCGGCGTGGGACTCGACGCCCGGCACGTCGCCGGCACCGTCCTGTTCCTGATGCTGGTGTCCGCGACGTATCTCGCGATGATCCAGGCCTTCAACGCCATGTTCGGGGTGGCGGTCGGACGTGTGGTCACCCTCGCGTTCCTCATGCTGCAACTCGTCTCCGCCGGCGGCATCTACCCGGTGCCGACCACTGCGAAACCGTTCCAGTACATCCACCCGTTCGATCCGATGACGTACACCGTCAACGGACTGCGCCAGCTCACCGTCGGCGAGCAGGTCGACTCGCGGCTGTGGATCGCGATCGCGGTCCTCGTCGGCATCCTGCTGGTGTCGCTCACCGCGAGCGCCCTGTCCGTGCGCCGCAACCGCCGCTACACGATGGAACGGCTCTACCCGCCGATCGAGGTCTGA
- a CDS encoding cholesterol oxidase substrate-binding domain-containing protein translates to MAGAGAAAGAVALGGWTPAVALPAPGSAGSSQASTLPVPPAFPDDVPLVQQGYVNWAGDIRFDAVWTATARTPDDVVRIANWALDHGYRVRAKGTMHGWSPLTVVPGENVERTVLVDTMTHLNAVTVHPGAVPATVTAAGGASLEAILTALQDHGLGWANSPAIGDLSIAGVLAIGAHGATYPAAGETVVPGQSFGSLSNLVTALTAVVWDADAARYGLREFTRADPEITALLTHLGRSFVTSVTLQAGTNTRLRCRSIMDVPWQELFAPPGAPGRTYESFAEQTGRVEAIWFPFTDKPWLKTWTPTPVRPSESREVFGPYNYFFTDRLPEPLTDLLGQVASGIGAATPAFGIGQLAAVQAGLALTDTDDLWGWSKDVLFYLRHTTMRVTAGGGVVVTARKNIARVIHEFTTWHNERMTELAARGEYPINGPFEVRMCGVDDPAEVLVDSAGPPNLSPVRPRPDRPEWDTCIWMNVVTLPGTPGASAYFRDMERWMARNYSGDYATFRSEWSKGWAFTGDGGYRDPEWLTETLPAAYTTGIPAAGGWTAATESLDAHDPHRIFANSFHDRLLP, encoded by the coding sequence ATGGCCGGAGCTGGTGCCGCCGCCGGTGCTGTCGCTCTCGGCGGGTGGACGCCCGCCGTCGCGCTGCCGGCCCCCGGCTCGGCCGGCAGCAGCCAGGCCTCGACGCTGCCCGTCCCGCCGGCCTTCCCCGACGACGTCCCACTCGTCCAGCAGGGCTACGTGAACTGGGCCGGGGACATCCGGTTCGACGCCGTCTGGACCGCCACCGCCCGCACCCCCGACGACGTCGTCCGGATCGCGAACTGGGCTCTCGACCACGGCTACCGGGTCCGGGCCAAGGGCACGATGCACGGATGGAGTCCGCTCACCGTGGTGCCGGGCGAGAACGTCGAGCGGACGGTGCTCGTCGACACCATGACGCACCTGAACGCGGTGACCGTGCACCCCGGCGCCGTGCCCGCCACCGTCACCGCGGCCGGCGGCGCGAGCCTCGAAGCGATCCTCACCGCACTGCAGGACCACGGGCTCGGCTGGGCCAATTCACCCGCGATCGGCGACCTCTCCATCGCCGGGGTCCTCGCGATCGGTGCGCACGGCGCCACCTACCCGGCGGCGGGCGAGACCGTCGTCCCCGGCCAGTCGTTCGGGTCGCTGTCCAACCTCGTCACCGCCCTCACCGCCGTCGTGTGGGACGCCGACGCCGCCCGGTACGGGCTGCGCGAATTCACCCGCGCGGACCCCGAGATCACCGCACTGCTGACCCATCTGGGCCGCAGCTTCGTCACCTCGGTGACGCTGCAGGCCGGGACGAACACGCGACTGCGGTGCCGCAGCATCATGGATGTTCCGTGGCAGGAACTGTTCGCGCCGCCGGGCGCCCCGGGCCGGACGTACGAGAGTTTCGCCGAGCAGACCGGACGTGTCGAGGCGATCTGGTTCCCGTTCACCGACAAGCCGTGGCTCAAGACGTGGACCCCCACCCCGGTCCGCCCGTCGGAGTCGCGAGAGGTGTTCGGCCCCTACAACTATTTCTTCACCGACCGGCTGCCCGAACCGCTCACCGACCTGCTCGGGCAGGTGGCGTCGGGTATCGGGGCGGCGACGCCGGCGTTCGGCATCGGCCAGCTGGCGGCCGTGCAGGCCGGGCTCGCGCTCACCGACACCGACGACCTGTGGGGCTGGTCCAAGGACGTGCTGTTCTATCTGCGGCACACCACGATGCGGGTCACCGCGGGTGGTGGCGTCGTCGTCACGGCCCGCAAGAACATCGCCCGCGTGATCCACGAGTTCACCACGTGGCACAACGAACGGATGACGGAGCTCGCGGCCCGCGGCGAATACCCGATCAACGGCCCGTTCGAGGTCCGCATGTGCGGCGTCGACGACCCGGCCGAGGTACTCGTCGACTCGGCCGGCCCCCCGAACCTGTCGCCCGTGCGCCCGCGCCCCGACCGTCCCGAATGGGACACCTGCATCTGGATGAACGTCGTCACCCTGCCCGGCACGCCCGGCGCGTCCGCGTACTTCCGGGACATGGAGCGGTGGATGGCCCGGAACTACTCGGGCGACTACGCGACGTTCCGGTCCGAATGGTCCAAGGGCTGGGCGTTCACCGGCGACGGCGGCTACCGCGACCCCGAATGGCTCACCGAAACCCTGCCCGCCGCCTACACCACCGGCATCCCCGCAGCGGGCGGGTGGACGGCCGCGACGGAGTCACTCGACGCCCACGACCCGCACCGGATCTTCGCGAACAGCTTCCACGACCGGCTGCTGCCGTAG
- a CDS encoding amidohydrolase family protein, which yields MTATSETGNRLLFRNVRVFDGKSGTLTGGDVLIDGDRIAAVSESPVGDDPARKTTVVDGGGRVLMPGMSDAHVHLVGNANSYIDMVMGTEAHIALNGLAEAKNMLHRGFTAVRDMAGDTGSIKSVIDRGLFEGPRIYPSQAAISQTSGHGDFGFVYECPTALGGDQSRAEQIGFMRVADGPDRVLAAVREQLKKGASQIKLMVGGGAASMYDPLYTVQFVDEELRAAVRAATDYGTYVATHVYNVTGIRRAIAAGVKSIEHGHLADEDTVALMAEKNVWLSMQPFALGDHHYPDPDRAEKDREICSGTDKVYEWAEKHGVKTAWGTDLLLEPQIAPRQSEMAARLGDHYSNLDALRMLTSGNAELFRMAGERDPYRQAEFGVVAPGAWADVLLVDGNPLDDLGLLADPAKNLTVIVKNGQVVKNTLRGESW from the coding sequence ATGACGGCCACATCGGAAACTGGAAATCGTTTGCTGTTCCGCAACGTTCGAGTGTTCGACGGAAAATCGGGGACGCTCACCGGTGGGGACGTTCTCATCGACGGCGATCGCATCGCCGCAGTATCGGAGTCACCTGTCGGGGACGATCCGGCCCGGAAGACCACGGTCGTCGACGGCGGTGGACGGGTCCTCATGCCGGGTATGAGCGACGCGCACGTCCATCTCGTCGGAAATGCCAACTCGTACATCGACATGGTGATGGGCACCGAGGCGCACATCGCCCTCAACGGTCTCGCCGAGGCCAAGAACATGCTGCACCGCGGCTTCACTGCGGTCCGCGACATGGCCGGCGACACCGGCAGTATCAAGTCGGTGATCGACCGCGGTCTGTTCGAGGGACCGCGCATCTACCCGTCCCAGGCCGCGATCTCCCAGACCAGTGGGCACGGTGACTTCGGATTCGTCTACGAGTGCCCGACCGCTCTCGGCGGCGACCAGAGCCGGGCCGAGCAGATCGGGTTCATGCGTGTGGCCGACGGCCCCGACCGCGTCCTCGCCGCCGTCCGCGAACAGCTCAAGAAGGGTGCGTCGCAGATCAAGCTCATGGTCGGCGGCGGAGCCGCATCCATGTACGACCCGCTGTACACCGTGCAGTTCGTCGACGAGGAGCTGCGCGCCGCGGTTCGTGCCGCCACCGACTACGGCACGTACGTCGCCACCCACGTCTACAACGTCACCGGTATCCGGCGGGCGATCGCGGCCGGCGTCAAGTCGATCGAGCACGGGCATCTCGCGGACGAGGACACCGTCGCGCTCATGGCGGAGAAGAACGTGTGGCTGTCGATGCAGCCGTTCGCGCTCGGGGACCACCACTACCCGGACCCGGACCGTGCCGAGAAGGACCGCGAAATCTGTTCCGGCACCGACAAAGTGTACGAGTGGGCCGAGAAGCACGGCGTCAAGACGGCGTGGGGCACCGACCTGCTCCTCGAACCGCAGATAGCGCCGCGTCAGAGCGAGATGGCGGCCCGATTGGGTGACCACTACAGCAACCTCGACGCGCTGCGGATGCTGACGTCCGGCAACGCCGAACTGTTCCGCATGGCCGGTGAGCGAGACCCCTACCGGCAGGCCGAGTTCGGTGTCGTCGCCCCCGGCGCGTGGGCGGACGTCCTGCTGGTCGACGGCAACCCGCTCGACGACCTCGGGCTGCTCGCCGACCCGGCGAAGAACCTGACGGTCATCGTCAAGAACGGTCAGGTCGTGAAGAACACGCTGCGAGGTGAATCTTGGTAG
- a CDS encoding metallophosphoesterase — MVSDLSARTPNRSALSRAAFATAGAAALGIGYASLIERNAFALREATLPVLEPGSATLRVLHISDLHMMPNQRLKQNWLRELDRLEPDLVVNTGDNLSHVKSVPAVVQSMGGLLARPGLFVFGSNDYFAPKPKNPFKYFVKEHRRVLGAPLPWADLRAAFTERGWLDVTHVHRELEVAGVRIAAAGVDDPHLKRDRYDTIAGPPNPLAQLKLGITHSPEPRVLDRFADDGYDLVLAGHTHGGQLCLPFYGALVTNCQLDRSRVKGPSRWGSHMRLHVSAGVGTSPYAPARFCCRPEATLLTLVPAPREETVSGRGSAAVESAVLGR; from the coding sequence ATGGTGTCTGATCTGTCTGCCCGCACCCCGAATCGCAGCGCCCTGAGTCGGGCCGCGTTCGCCACCGCCGGCGCCGCCGCACTGGGTATCGGTTACGCCTCGCTGATCGAGCGGAACGCATTCGCCCTCCGGGAGGCGACGTTGCCGGTTCTCGAACCGGGTTCGGCAACGCTGCGCGTCCTGCACATCAGCGACCTGCACATGATGCCGAACCAACGACTCAAGCAGAACTGGCTGCGTGAACTCGACCGGCTCGAACCGGATCTGGTGGTCAACACCGGCGACAATCTGTCGCACGTCAAGTCGGTTCCGGCGGTGGTGCAGTCGATGGGCGGCCTGCTGGCCCGTCCGGGTCTGTTCGTGTTCGGCAGCAACGACTACTTCGCGCCCAAGCCGAAGAATCCGTTCAAGTACTTCGTGAAGGAGCATCGCCGGGTGCTCGGGGCGCCGCTGCCGTGGGCGGATCTGCGGGCGGCGTTCACCGAACGCGGCTGGCTCGACGTCACCCACGTGCACCGGGAACTCGAGGTGGCCGGGGTGCGGATCGCGGCCGCCGGCGTCGACGACCCGCATCTGAAGCGGGATCGCTACGACACCATCGCGGGCCCCCCGAACCCGCTGGCGCAGCTCAAGCTGGGCATCACCCACTCCCCCGAACCGCGGGTGCTCGACCGGTTCGCCGACGACGGCTACGACCTGGTCCTCGCCGGGCACACGCACGGCGGCCAGTTGTGCCTGCCGTTCTACGGCGCACTCGTCACCAACTGCCAGTTGGACCGGTCCCGGGTGAAGGGGCCGTCCCGCTGGGGTTCGCACATGCGCCTGCACGTATCGGCGGGTGTCGGCACGTCGCCGTATGCCCCGGCCCGGTTCTGCTGCCGCCCCGAGGCGACACTGCTCACTCTCGTCCCCGCTCCTCGCGAGGAGACTGTGTCCGGTCGCGGTTCCGCCGCCGTGGAAAGTGCCGTTTTGGGCCGCTGA
- a CDS encoding ABC transporter substrate-binding protein: MFSRSSLRTRASVRVALVALATVFAATACGSSDAGSNQSGNTDVATGGRLFATADTATAALGSDAQPGEFPRTVTHALGETVIEKKPERVIVLDGGELDDVLSLGITPVGIASPEGAAGQPSYLADKLAGVPDVGTTNNLNLEAITALQPDLILGSKLRADKLYPQLSQIAPTVFGIRPGFPWKENFLLVADTLGEETKADAVLNDYQTRANEVRDSIEGDPSISLVRFMTGKTRLYGNLSFIGVILQDVGLRRPDIQNIEELAVEVSPETITQADGDWVFYSTYGKTDTTAEAEVLGGPLWAGMSAVRNGKAVPVSDETWFLALGPTGAMIVLDDLQNLLGGQ; encoded by the coding sequence ATGTTCAGTCGTTCCTCTCTCCGTACCCGTGCTTCGGTGCGGGTCGCACTGGTCGCGCTCGCGACCGTGTTCGCCGCCACCGCGTGCGGCTCGTCCGACGCCGGCAGCAATCAGTCCGGTAACACCGATGTCGCGACCGGGGGCCGCCTGTTCGCGACCGCCGACACCGCGACCGCCGCGTTGGGCAGTGACGCGCAGCCCGGCGAGTTCCCGCGCACCGTCACGCATGCGCTGGGTGAGACCGTCATCGAGAAGAAGCCGGAGCGCGTCATCGTGCTCGACGGCGGTGAGCTCGACGACGTCCTGTCGCTCGGCATCACCCCGGTCGGTATCGCCAGCCCCGAGGGTGCGGCGGGTCAGCCGTCGTATCTGGCGGACAAGCTCGCCGGCGTCCCCGACGTGGGCACCACCAACAACCTCAACCTCGAGGCGATCACCGCGCTGCAGCCCGACCTGATCCTGGGCAGCAAGCTGCGCGCCGACAAGCTGTACCCGCAGCTGTCGCAGATCGCACCGACGGTGTTCGGTATCCGTCCCGGTTTCCCGTGGAAGGAGAACTTCCTGCTCGTCGCCGACACCCTGGGTGAGGAGACGAAAGCGGACGCAGTCCTCAACGACTACCAGACCCGCGCGAACGAGGTCCGCGACAGCATCGAGGGCGATCCGTCGATCTCACTGGTGCGGTTCATGACCGGTAAGACCCGCCTGTACGGCAACCTGTCGTTCATCGGCGTGATCCTGCAGGACGTCGGCCTGCGCCGGCCGGACATCCAGAACATCGAGGAACTGGCCGTCGAGGTGAGCCCCGAAACGATCACGCAGGCCGACGGCGACTGGGTCTTCTACTCCACCTACGGCAAGACCGACACCACCGCCGAGGCGGAGGTACTGGGCGGCCCGCTGTGGGCGGGGATGAGTGCGGTGCGCAACGGTAAGGCCGTGCCGGTGTCCGACGAGACGTGGTTCCTGGCGCTCGGCCCGACGGGCGCGATGATCGTGCTCGACGACCTGCAGAACCTGCTCGGCGGACAGTAG
- a CDS encoding glutamate decarboxylase: MSDSFAAPTETLAPAYTGRLGTDPIPALRMPKSETDPEAAYRFIHDELMLDGSSRLNLATFVTTWMDPQADRLMAETFDKNMIDKDEYPATAEIETRCVNMVAALFHADGLSATDPSSATGVSTVGSSEAVMLAGLALKWKWRQARQAAGQDVSRPNLVMGSNVQVVWEKFCRYFDVEAKYLPMEKGRYVITPEQVRDAVDENTIGVVAILGTTFTGELEPVAEITQTLDELAASGGPDVPVHVDAASGGFVVPFLHPELQWDFRIPRVVSINVSGHKYGMTYPGIGFVVWRSKEHLPEDLVFRVNYLGGDMPTFTLNFSRSGNQVVGQYYNFVRLGVAGYTAIMESLRDTALMLSSEIAKIDDMHVITDGSAIPVLSFEVVGDPGYTVFDISHELRARGWQVPAYTMPADAEDVAVLRIVLREGLSRDLAHRLAQTIAEVVAALREGRGVGHTAQAFAH, from the coding sequence ATGTCCGACAGCTTTGCCGCTCCCACCGAAACCCTCGCCCCCGCCTACACGGGCCGTCTCGGAACCGACCCCATTCCGGCACTGCGAATGCCCAAGTCGGAGACCGATCCGGAGGCCGCCTACCGGTTCATCCACGACGAGCTCATGCTCGACGGGAGTTCGCGACTGAACCTGGCGACCTTCGTCACCACCTGGATGGATCCGCAGGCCGACCGGCTCATGGCCGAGACGTTCGACAAGAACATGATCGACAAGGACGAGTACCCTGCCACCGCCGAGATCGAGACCCGCTGCGTCAACATGGTGGCCGCGCTCTTCCACGCCGACGGACTTTCCGCGACCGATCCGTCGTCGGCCACCGGCGTCTCCACCGTCGGCTCGTCGGAGGCCGTGATGCTCGCCGGGCTGGCACTCAAATGGAAGTGGCGGCAGGCCCGGCAGGCCGCCGGACAGGACGTGTCCCGCCCGAACCTCGTCATGGGCAGCAACGTGCAGGTGGTGTGGGAGAAGTTCTGCCGCTACTTCGACGTCGAAGCGAAATACCTGCCGATGGAGAAGGGGCGCTACGTCATCACCCCCGAGCAGGTGCGGGATGCCGTGGACGAGAACACCATCGGTGTCGTGGCGATCCTGGGGACCACGTTCACCGGCGAACTCGAACCGGTCGCCGAAATCACGCAGACGCTCGACGAACTGGCGGCATCGGGCGGGCCGGACGTGCCGGTGCACGTCGACGCGGCCTCCGGTGGCTTCGTCGTCCCGTTCCTGCATCCGGAACTGCAGTGGGACTTCCGGATTCCCCGGGTCGTGTCCATCAACGTCAGTGGCCACAAGTACGGCATGACCTATCCGGGAATCGGTTTCGTCGTGTGGCGTTCCAAGGAGCACCTGCCCGAGGACCTCGTGTTCCGGGTCAACTACCTCGGCGGCGACATGCCGACGTTCACCCTCAACTTCTCCCGGTCCGGCAACCAGGTGGTGGGCCAGTACTACAACTTCGTCCGCCTCGGCGTCGCCGGCTACACCGCGATCATGGAATCGCTGCGCGACACCGCCCTGATGCTGTCGTCGGAGATCGCGAAGATCGACGACATGCACGTCATCACCGACGGATCCGCGATCCCGGTCCTGTCGTTCGAGGTCGTCGGCGACCCCGGATACACGGTCTTCGACATCTCGCACGAACTGCGGGCCCGCGGCTGGCAGGTGCCCGCCTACACGATGCCCGCCGACGCCGAGGACGTCGCCGTCCTCCGAATCGTCTTGCGCGAAGGACTCTCCCGCGACCTCGCCCACCGTCTCGCGCAGACGATCGCGGAGGTCGTCGCCGCGCTACGGGAAGGACGTGGCGTCGGACATACGGCGCAGGCGTTCGCGCACTGA
- a CDS encoding GatB/YqeY domain-containing protein: MADTASSLESTLRADLTTAMKEKDQLRLATIRMILAAVQKESTSGKEARTLTDDEVLKVLAKESKKRGEAAEMYTQAGRGELAANERAEAQVIDAYLPTPLTDAELADIADTAIAQVAEEIGERPGMRQMGQVMKVATALAAGKADGSRISKAVKDRL, from the coding sequence ATGGCCGATACCGCTTCCTCTCTCGAGTCCACGCTCCGCGCCGATCTCACGACCGCGATGAAGGAGAAGGATCAGCTGCGGCTCGCGACGATCCGCATGATCCTCGCCGCGGTGCAGAAGGAATCCACCTCCGGGAAGGAGGCCCGCACCCTCACCGACGACGAGGTCCTGAAGGTGCTCGCGAAGGAATCCAAGAAGCGCGGTGAGGCCGCCGAGATGTATACGCAGGCCGGGCGCGGTGAACTCGCCGCCAACGAGCGGGCCGAGGCGCAGGTCATCGACGCCTACCTGCCCACCCCTCTCACCGATGCCGAGCTGGCCGACATCGCGGACACCGCGATCGCGCAGGTCGCCGAGGAGATCGGGGAACGCCCCGGGATGCGGCAGATGGGGCAGGTCATGAAGGTTGCGACCGCGCTCGCCGCCGGCAAGGCCGACGGATCGCGGATCTCCAAGGCGGTCAAGGACCGTCTCTAG